The Cyclobacterium amurskyense genome contains the following window.
ATCTATGCTAAAAGTGATCCATCCAGGCATATCCTGCAAAGGAATAGTGGTAAGCTGTTGATAAGGTGGGTTAGCCTGAAATAAATGCAGGCGCATATTGTGACCATCACTGATCCATATTTCTTCCTCGTCTGGAGTAAGCCCTATCCCATGGCTTGGGTTACCATGCCTTCTTACAGGTCCTTTGTCCCAGCCTTCCACTTTGACACTCGCTAACACTTTACCAGTATTTAAATCACCAACTTCAAATCCTAAAAGCTCATTGACATTCACAAACACTCGGCTTTCCTGACTATTGATGGTAAAGGGTCTTATTCCATGAGAAAATGGCCCAACTTTCTTTATTATCGTGTGGCCTTTAGTTTCGGATACAAATAAGAAAGGAGAACTAATATCAGCCATGTAGGCAAAGCTTCCGGAAGGACCATAGATGGTATTGTGCGCCCTGTCAAAAACTTTTATTTTAGTGATTATTACCCCTGTTTCACAATTGACTACATTCCAAAAATCTTTTTCAAGTGAGGGCAAATACATGGTCATTCCATCCGGAGAAATGGACATCCTATCTGCACCCCCATCGTAGGCTATTTCCCAGATTATTTTTTCAGTAGACAAATCCAAGCGTTGGAGACCTTCAAGCGTACTGATGAACACACTGTTCAGTGCTATGCTAACTGCTATTCCTTTAATATTGGATGGGCTACCGTCTTTCTTATAACCTTGCAAGGGAATTCTTTTGACAAATTTATGTCCATTG
Protein-coding sequences here:
- a CDS encoding YncE family protein — translated: MTWFKSYFNILLALFFISTGFNQSLLLAKGEDPKQHKQEVRRYLYVAVPGIRNYLGYGGHGLLVFDIDNGHKFVKRIPLQGYKKDGSPSNIKGIAVSIALNSVFISTLEGLQRLDLSTEKIIWEIAYDGGADRMSISPDGMTMYLPSLEKDFWNVVNCETGVIITKIKVFDRAHNTIYGPSGSFAYMADISSPFLFVSETKGHTIIKKVGPFSHGIRPFTINSQESRVFVNVNELLGFEVGDLNTGKVLASVKVEGWDKGPVRRHGNPSHGIGLTPDEEEIWISDGHNMRLHLFQANPPYQQLTTIPLQDMPGWITFSIDGKYGYPSSGEVIDVETRKIIHLLQDEHNNYVASEKMIELHFQNGKIIAKGDQFGLGRKTLK